The Coffea eugenioides isolate CCC68of chromosome 8, Ceug_1.0, whole genome shotgun sequence genome has a segment encoding these proteins:
- the LOC113779070 gene encoding UPF0481 protein At3g47200-like, which produces MSEDKGLTTRIDRKLSGLSNSFSKQRIFRVDHKLRSQNEVAYEPQMFSIGPYHHGKENLVKSQTYKLWYLKELLLRRGESSTERYINALKDLEDEARSWYAEEDMIGLGTDEFVEMMLLDGFFIIEILRKYAGWCLYKDYPLNYGPKQGDPIFLNRRIMGCLFRDILLFENQLPFFILVRLFEMTKSPGGAEEENLVDLAIFPHSPLHLFFPGEKPVSLPNPTTNIAGNVGDVVHLLHLLHECWCWSFAGKLAGGNRSPENGDPGDIYSTSGWDLEKGVSATQLPKITSILHCFPFASKPAADHQSQENGDSQDNCSTSGEVNEHIKCASELRQAGIKFETANKSVSWLDIAFEKGVMKIPTLDVHDVTECVFRNLIGFELYMINGLYDRRYVIDYVTFMDSLIASSRDVEKLRRQKIITKWLGDDEAISSVFNGLVKEVETYTGNDVFCYSRVFKQVNEYSSRRWNIWRAHLMRNYIENHWSVMSIVLLILTFVQTIFSILQFENE; this is translated from the coding sequence ATGTCTGAGGACAAAGGACTGACCACTCGTATTGATCGAAAGCTTTCTGGGCTATCAAATTCATTTAGCAAGCAACGGATTTTCAGAGTCGATCATAAACTTCGCAGCCAAAATGAAGTGGCGTACGAACCACAGATGTTCTCTATCGGGCCTTATCATCACGGTAAGGAAAACTTGGTAAAATCGCAGACGTATAAGCTGTGGTACTTGAAAGAGCTTCTCCTTCGAAGAGGCGAGTCAAGTACTGAGAGATACATCAATGCCTTAAAAGACCTTGAAGATGAAGCTCGAAGTTGGTATGCAGAAGAAGATATGATTGGTCTTGGTACTGATGAATTTGTTGAAATGATGCTACTTGACGGGTTCTTTATCATTGAGATTTTGAGGAAATATGCTGGTTGGTGCCTGTACAAAGATTATCCCCTTAATTACGGCCCAAAACAAGGTGATCCCATCTTCCTGAATCGTAGGATAATGGGATGTCTGTTCAGGGACATACTACTGTTTGAAAATCAACTGCCTTTCTTCATCCTGGTTCGTCTGTTTGAAATGACCAAGTCACCTGGAGGAGCTGAGGAGGAGAACCTCGTTGATCTTGCCATTTTCCCTCATTCACCTCTGCATCTCTTTTTCCCAGGTGAGAAACCTGTATCATTACCGAATCCTACCACAAACATTGCTGGAAATGTTGGAGATGTCGTTCATCTTCTTCACCTGTTGCACGAGTGCTGGTGTTGGTCATTTGCTGGAAAACTAGCAGGTGGTAATCGAAGCCCAGAAAACGGGGATCCAGGTGACATTTATTCCACAAGCGGCTGGGATTTGGAGAAAGGTGTATCCGCAACCCAGCTACCCAAAATTACTAGCATCTTGCACTGTTTTCCATTTGCTTCAAAACCAGCAGCTGATCATCAAAGCCAAGAGAATGGGGATTCGCAAGACAATTGTTCCACAAGTGGCGAGGTGAACGAGCACATAAAATGCGCAAGCGAGCTACGACAAGCCGGGATAAAGTTTGAGACGGCTAACAAAAGTGTATCGTGGCTGGATATTGCTTTTGAAAAGGGGGTAATGAAAATCCCGACTCTGGACGTTCATGATGTTACAGAATGCGTCTTCAGAAACTTAATTGGGTTTGAACTTTACATGATTAATGGACTGTATGATAGAAGATATGTAATTGATTATGTCACGTTCATGGATAGTCTCATTGCTTCCTCAAGGGATGTTGAAAAGCTTCGACGCCAAAAAATTATAACCAAATGGTTAGGTGATGATGAAGCGATATCTTCAGTGTTTAATGGACTTGTGAAGGAGGTCGAGACTTATACAGGCAACGATGTCTTCTGTTACTCGAGAGTTTTCAAGCAAGTGAACGAGTATTCTAGCCGGCGTTGGAACATCTGGAGGGCTCATCTGATGAGGAATTATATCGAAAACCACTGGTCCGTCATGTCAATTGTGTTGCTCATTCTGACATTTGTGCAGACCATATTTTCTATCCTACAATTCGAAAATGAATAG